ACCAGAGCTACGTAAGTCCATGAGCTGCTTTCATGtcctttttgaataaaattcaacTCCTTTTTGTGTTTACAGCACCTCCGACCTACGAGCAGGCCATGTTCATGACCGCTGACATCGCGGATACGGATGCCAACACCGTCAGTGAGGCAGCTCGCTTCACTCCACGTTATCCCGTCTTCGATGTGGATACTTTCCAAAGCCCGCCACCGAATCCCCCACCGAAGAAAAGAAATCGTCGCCGTCGCCGAGCCGAACAACGTAATGAGAAAAAGCAGCCGATGAACGACCAGAATAGAGAACAGGAGAGAGAGCCAGTGGAATCGCCAGTGGAGATTTAAGAACTTATCAGCAAGTCATATCTTATCTTTacagtatttatattattcagTAGAGACTTGTGTTATGCCATGAGTGCAAGTATACGCTATTGTTTACAAAATGTCGCAAAcaagatatttaataaataaacaagccCATTAAAGCATCCTTAATCAAATCTACAAGTCATATGAatccaaatatttaaaatacttatattagTTTCTAATTATAGTCAATTTATTATGGAATCAACGATTTcttaatgatttaaattattattacacgcacatctattttttttttatcgcagctgtagatatttaatatatatatttatttaactcaaATATGACGTACGCGTACCATTCGCTGACACTGTgatttaactaattaaatctCAATTGCTTAATAAGTGCGCACTTTTAAGTTAGATTGATCAGAGACTGACTCAGTGGAAAACCCACAGTTTCAATTCAGAAAACCAAAATATGTTTCTATAAATAAGCGCCCTTGCACTTatttaatatcattaaaattacatttgcaaTTGAGTGATGTTGAGCTTCATTTTATTCGCGTGCCTGTTGTCATACACAAGTGTATTGGGTGTTGATGTGGATCTGGATTTGGGACGGGTTCATGGCGTTGATCTGACTTCGAGACTGGGGGTCCCGTTTCACGCTTTTCGTGGCATTCGCTATGCGGAACCTCCTTTGGGTGAGCTGCGCTTTAAAAATCCAAAACCCGTTAAGCCATGGACACCCAAAACCTTCGATGCTAGTAAGGACGGACCCATGTGTCCACAGCCATGGGGAAATATGACAGATGTCTCTGAGGATTGTCTCCGACTGAATGTCTACACGAAGAACTTAAATGAGAACGCCGGACTGCCTGTGATTGTATTTATTCATCCAGGTGGTTTCTATGTGTTCTCGGGACAGAGCAAATACCTTGCTGGACCTGCCCATTTCATGGATCGTGATTGTGTGCTAGTTACACTCAATTATCGTTTGGGAACATTGGGTTTCCTGGCCACGGACAGCGCAGATGCTCCTGGCAATGCAGGACTCAAGGACCAAGTATTGGCGCTTCGTTGGATTCAACAGCACATTCATCGTTTCGGAGGCAATCCAAAGTCGGTAACACTTCTGGGATACAGTGCAGGAAGTTCGAGTATTGCCCTTCACATGTTGTCGCCGATGTCACGAGGTCTTTTCCACCGTGGCATCTGCATGAGTGCCTCTCCCTATGGCAAGTTCATGTATAGAACGTCAGACGTGAATGTGGCACAGCGTCAGGCGCGCTTATTAAAATGCCCTGAGACGCCACTTAAGGATTTAGTTAGCTGCCTACGTGAAAAGCCCATGTCAGATATTGTTAAGTCCTACAAAGGCATGTTCGAGTTCGGATGGAATCCCATGTCCAACTGGAATATAGTCGTAGAAAGGAACCATGGGCAGGAGCGATTTCTGGTGGAAGACCCACACAAAACGGCACGTTGTGGGAACTTCTACAAGGTACCTCTTATCTCGGGCATAACTGAATTTGAGCTAATGACAGGGGCATTCTGTGAGTAAACAATTGAGTCAAACTTAATCTTActctttaaaaaaacaaaaattgcctCTACCAACAGTTGATCTGCGAAATGATAGCATGCGGAGCATGATGAACTACGACTGGGAGCGTGTTGCACCCATTTTATTGCTCTATGAACGTAACACGCCCCACTCCAAGCAGGCAAGTGCCGTACTTCGGAAAAAATATCTGGGCGATGGCCAGTTTGAAAATCCTGGATCATTGCAAGCACTCGGAAGACTCTATAGCGATGCAGTCGTAGGAGTCGAATATAATCGTTTCATGCGTCTCATGGCTCGTCACACACGAATATACACTTACTATTTCCGTTATAAAGGACGCTACAGTTTCCTAAAAGATCCGAAAACCAATAAAACAATGGGTAAGCGTAGATGAAGATGAATAATACAGataagtatttaataaatatttactgaaTATTGTAGGCGCGGTGCATCACGATGAGctattatatttgtttcatGTGCCAATCATTTCCCCACTCTTTAAAAGAACCGATCCTGAGAATACGACTATTGAACGACTTACGCGCATGTGGACGCGATTCGCCTTAAATGGGTAAATAAATACCATAATATGCTAATTATCCTGATTATATATCGTAATATCGTTTACAGAAATCCTAACAATGCAGCTGATGAATACTTGCGCGATTTAAAGTGGCCAATATATAATCCCAATCAAccaaaatatttggaaatcgATGAAAACCTGACGATCAAAAGGGGAAAAATTAATGAGCAACGCTACAATATCTGGAACAAGTTGTTTCCCATTcctaattaaaatcaaaccgACTTATCagcttattttataaatgttatgtaagttttaaggaatttatttattattttcaaagatAATTGatcacatattaaaaaaataaaaaaataataattcttcCTATCTCATTAATAAATTACCTCAAATAAAGAACGCATGTACCACTtctcaataaataatatacaaaatattgttcTTTTAATATTCGTAAAACAAGCGAATAAAACTAAAGTCAGAACAAGTCGATGAGGCTACACtgtctatataaatatttttggtaactCGAAAGCATTGCACTCTCATTCTCTCGGCTCCGCTCTCGCAGTCTTCTACTCTCAGTTTACTCTAAGTGGGAGCTTTCGATTTTGTTTATCGCTCTCAGCTGGCGAGGTCGCATATGTGGCTACCGGCGGAGCTTTGGTTCTCTCCATACTTTTAAACATAAGTGTTCGgaactattaatattttggcaGTTTACTCTAGTTTGCTGTTCCGGTTTGCATGTGTCGCTCAGTTTAAGAGGTGAAAGTACACGGGACtccaaataaattgaaatagtcTTTTAGAAATGCCTTCAAATTGTACTATTGAGTTCGATCGCTCAAGTTGGATTTTCTACAGCGGCGAAACTGTCAAAGGCCGCTTTGCTTTAactacaacaaccaacaaGACTATTACCGGTAAACGTAACCAcgtttttgcattgtttttataataaccaaaaatgttatctaaattgaaaagttttatgGTTATATCttttgataagaaaataaCATTACATACAACATAAAGTGAGCTACACAAGGTAAACGCCTACAGACGAAGAACGATCTCAAGTTGAATTAACTgttctaaaacaaaaaaaaaaaataacttggaTATTCGAAATTGACAAagggtatatttaaaaatttatataaatgtctctctgtctctccaaACAGCGATGTATGTTTCACTAAAGGGTGTGGCGAAGGTTTCTTTTGAAGAGGAGGGAACGCGGGCTCAAGTTCGAAGCTCAAAAACTTATGTAAATCTCCGAACAGATATTCGTTGCGAGAGAGAACTTCCAGCTGGCAGACACACCTACAGATTCCGTATACCTCTGCCGCCCGATTGCCCGACGACATGTACAGAAATGTACGGAGAGGTATCCTATAACATTGCGTTAGTAATTGAACGCTCTGCTCTATTGAGCCATGAATTCAAAACGCCGTTAACCGTAGTGCAGACCTATAATCTTAACATGTACCCGGAGATGCTGGTAGGTTCTTCAGTTTCCTTGTCACCAAGCCATATCATTTTCATTGCTCCCCCAAGATACCAATAAAATATGAAGACATCAAATACTTTTGCTGCTGGCCCTGTCCCTCCGGTCCTGTCCTAATGTCGCTAACGATACCTTTTGGTGGATATACACCTGGCCAGAGAATTAACTATGAGTTGTACATAGATAATCAGGCGCTTGGCAATGATCTTAAATGCGTTAAGCTCTCCCTCATACAGATCTATGAGTTCAGAGCTTATTCAGGCACCTACAAATCGAAGATTTGTAAGAATGACGTTTCTTCAGAGCTCCACTCCCAAATGGTACGGCGTCTGTCGAAACGCCTAATAAATGGAAGCCTGAACATACCCACCACCCTGCCACCCACCTCCACaaaaaactatattattaaaatatcttatgtGATATATCTCTTCATTAATGCGGGCGATTTTCAACGAGATTGGGAGATGGAAATCCCCATCATAATTGGCACCATTCCTCTAGAACAAATTGCCAATGATCCTGCTCATACGACCCCTTGGATTCCTCAAACACCAGACACTCCAGCTGTGCCAGCAGCAGATCTGCCACCAAGTTATGACGTCTACAGTAAGTATAGCCGATAACCCTCATAGATCTGTTAAAAACACACCGATCATTCACTTTAAGGACCACCAACATTTGAGGAAGCCACACATATTGGAGAGGTGTTCGAAGATACAGACGACAATAATGGGTACAATAACTTTGTGCATTCCACTGGGCCACGTTACGAGGATTCTGCAGATGTCCCCTTGCTACGTCTGCCGCCGACTCCAACTGCCTACAGAGCCTCTTCAATAGCCGCTGATTAGTTGCAATTTGGTTTGCGTTTTCTCAGTTCTGGCATGAAATTCCAAAAacttaatgtaattaaatatatttaagcagcaaaatatttgcaaacacTAATTAAGTTACAGATGTACATTCTTTAGCATTCTTTAGTCAGCAGTTTCATTAtcttttgtgtgttgtgtactaaaataaattcattttatatttgaatagttaaaataaaaatatttagcttacATATTTGAGCTTATGTATTGTTTTGGGTTAATGTAGCAAGCtggatttaacaaaaaaaaaatcctacATTTGTTCCTTTCCTTTTACATTTAGCTATGTGTTTAAACAGTGCTTCTAAATACTTAGAGCAGCAAAAATCTCTAAGAAAACGCATCACATaagcacatatgtatgttaattGTAAATACCACATAAAAGCATTCCAGTTGGCAATTGCaacgataaataaatatgttctaaatataaattcttcAACTTGCAtgaatcaaaaattattaagagaTATATGTTATTCCATATATATtctattgcaaataaatacaatatataaatgcaattttaagctattatattttaatacttacgtgtaaaaaaaaaaattcccaaGCTATTACATTTTTTCAGGCACTTTGTACCTCAGAGCACTACACGGCAGCTTTTTTTTGCggttaaataattacaagcAAATAGTATTTCAGAGACAAATTTACAaggtatatatactttttatagaGGCAGAGGCAGTGTAGATATTAGATTGgaacattaattttatgttttgttggCAATGANNNNNNNNNNACTTTGCTACACCCACGGCACCACTACCAGAAGGACCGGATGTACCCATCCTGCAATTACCGCATAATCCCAGTGCACCTCCAGcgaacttttaaataaaagctgcTGGAAATCTAATTGAATCTTACTACAGAGCCTCACTATGCTAAGGACAAATTATAAGTAGTTTCAGATTAATTTTCAAtctgatttatatattttcaaatattggaTATTATTGCTAATATTGTTGCACCGTGTGTATTGCCttacttatattattaaatgcatttattaatcTTAAGTTTATCTATTTACACTCAATGAAGGAGAGGAATTTAATCATGGATATTTTAGGGacactattaaatatttcatagacAGTTTTTTCCTCTGTCATTCatatattgataaataaaaaaattgaaaaacttttacatagttagatatttcatatatttattataatatatatatgtacatacagttAAAAAATGACTTTGGCCCACACTTATGAGGATCTGCACCTTTTGTTAAACCAAGTATATTTAGTTaatgacttttttaattataaatataaatacatttactaAGATCCACTAATCTAATCTCAACGCTGTTTCTACAGTTTCCACTGCTTTTAGAGAACCTTTTCGGTTTCGGCATGTTCCATTTCATAGTAGAGATAACGTGGTCTAAAGTCAATGTTCTCACCGGACATGGCATGCTTATCTTTCTTATTCAGATTGGTGGCCACCATGAACTCTGCCTCTCGAAAATTGGAGGCTGCTGAAAGAGATTAAATGTAGATTTCAGTTGGATTCAAGTGAGGCAATTTCAGGTGCTACTTACTCAATGAGCTCATGGACTGACTTAGATTAGGCGCTCCCATGGCGAAGGTATCAGGTTCGGGTGTCTGATTAGGTGCACTTGCCACGCCCATGCCGGGCAGATCGAACTGAGAACGTGGGAAAGGTGGTTGCTTTAGGCCATCCTGCATAGACATCGGATTGCTAACAATGATTGGGATCTGGGCCATGATGAAGCGCTCTGGCGATGTGGTTTGCAGCATTACCTCCACCTCGTAGCTGAGCTGGAGGCAAGTGCAGGCAGCGGCACTCAATGTGGCAGGTGTCTGTGGCACTTGCAACGTATGAAGATGCTGAAAGTTGTGCAACTCATGACGTGCCACGTTATTCAGCTGATGGCTGCTGCTGACCAAATAGCGACGATCTACTTTAGCCTCTGCACGCTTCGGCTTATCCTTCTGCTGCCCCACATAGGTGCTGACCAGGTTGAGCTTGTAGGTCAACATTTTGAGCTTCAGCTGCTGCGGATTGGCCAGCCTCACGTGCAATGAGATGCATGCACCGGGCTCGTAACCAGATCTGGGTATatccagctgcagttgcataGGTCGCTGCCAGAATTTAAGTGTCGCAGTCTGCTCCATAGTCTGGACCTCACAAGGCGCCGTCAACTGGGCAGGCAGCGAGTCGCAACGTTGCAACACCTGCAGTGGGCGTAAAAGTGCCACCTCAGCAGTTTGATTCGTGCTGCGGTGCAACATCAGCTGCAGCGTGTAGCGTATGTGTCCATGTGGCCCTTCATAGCTGCTGGGGCAGCTTGGTGGCAGCTGCACACTAAAGTCATACCTATAGGTGCCCGCATCCATGAGCTGCGGATGCGCCTCCTCCGATCCCATGAAATAATCAACCTTTGCAAAGTAATCCACACGCTTCTCAAAGGCAATCGGCGGCTTGACAACCTGTGGTTTGTCTTTGGCCTTTGatttcttctgcttctgaGGCTTCAGCCAGGAGCTGCTTGCATAGCCATTGGCCTCCAGTGCAATCGCTAAATAtggaacaaataaatttaataattgcttATCAGCTAACGAGCATACTCCACGGATGAGTCATGGCTGACAAGTTGGCTTATCAGTGGGGAAGTCTGGGACATCTGATCATGACTCATTAAGTCTTACCTTTTAATAGAGCACGCTCCGTAAGGGTTAGATAGATGTGGCCATTGACCGTCTCACCGGAGAAGTAGACCCCACTGGGCCTCTCCAATTGGATGTCGCAATGTTGGCTCATTGTCGAACTGTTTACCGCTCGACTAACGCTCGATGTCTGCTATTTGTTAACAATTGTTTGGACTATTAAACGAGCAGCTCTACTGGCCTTAtcaatattatgttattattacgTTTATCTTATCGTGCCTCGGCCTGGGTCTGGGCCATCAGTATCGGTGCAAATAGCACAACCACTTATTGTTCCATACATTGACTTGCCATAAACAAttagcaaatttaattaaataagttctTGCTCAAATCGATTTGTTGCTAGGCGTTGCATACTTACAGGCGAATCATATACGTTAATTACGTAACGAGATACCTATAATctatattcataattattcGCGTAGTAAATCATCTTCGTCACAGCAATTCTCcgataaacattttattgtatacaaatttatgcCGAATTCTggtttttcttaatattttaatattattttcgatatataatcgaattttaaagtacatGAATTTATGTagacacaaaaataattatatgtgaaaattcaaatgcttttaaaggcttgtttcttatttattctacaaagaaaatattcattcttaattattgttatcaaggctgcaaacctacAAAATGTTGTTCAAGGTTCAGTttggcggttcgaaccatagagcaagacatcggttcggttcgcgaattggtttatatacccatTGAACTCAAGGTTTGTGTTCGAGCCTTGGTTtagtttaatacaaaaaaatattagtattgttaaacatttttctcttcattttgaactaattgaatttaaaaaaaaaaaaaaatcaaatttttatgatgatttaaatttattagaagATGTAAATATGAcgtattttaatccgaagtctcaaatatttgcgtaatattagagaaccataaatttaatgtaattatttttttttcgaaccgaaccttttattttagaaagcgtttcggtttaggttcgggctcgcaaagtaaatagtttcaagggttcggttcagaaccggtttgcagccttgattgttataaattaattagaaaactaCTACAAAATTATTCACAACTGGAATTCAGGAAATTacaaaaagtcaaataattGAGGGTGTATACCATATTTATTGTCCAATTATGAACGCATAAGTCGAGCTTAAAATTAGTAAGTATATTTAGTATGTAAAGATTTTCTTATTcgtatatagtatagtattcgtatattttgtagtattagtatatttatatatatgtattaaatatatttaatctcTTTAAGTACTCGTGCATGTAAAAAGCCATGGAAAGTAAGTTACAAATAATTAGTTTGGCACATAATAAGTTcgattcaattaattttggaTGGCagtaaagtataaatatgagCTGTTAGCGCTTTCAATAAGACGGATAATGATGCCTTCTAAAAATAGTTTGAATCCTTAGCTCTGAACACTTAAATTTGTAGATGCTTACGTATATTACCACCATCGATTATTATAAGACACTTTCATTTAGAATTGATGCTCATCCTGGGGCTGAAGTGGCGCCACATCATGCACCTGAGCCGCA
The genomic region above belongs to Drosophila innubila isolate TH190305 chromosome 3R unlocalized genomic scaffold, UK_Dinn_1.0 2_E_3R, whole genome shotgun sequence and contains:
- the LOC117791953 gene encoding venom carboxylesterase-6; protein product: MLSFILFACLLSYTSVLGVDVDLDLGRVHGVDLTSRLGVPFHAFRGIRYAEPPLGELRFKNPKPVKPWTPKTFDASKDGPMCPQPWGNMTDVSEDCLRLNVYTKNLNENAGLPVIVFIHPGGFYVFSGQSKYLAGPAHFMDRDCVLVTLNYRLGTLGFLATDSADAPGNAGLKDQVLALRWIQQHIHRFGGNPKSVTLLGYSAGSSSIALHMLSPMSRGLFHRGICMSASPYGKFMYRTSDVNVAQRQARLLKCPETPLKDLVSCLREKPMSDIVKSYKGMFEFGWNPMSNWNIVVERNHGQERFLVEDPHKTARCGNFYKVPLISGITEFELMTGAFFDLRNDSMRSMMNYDWERVAPILLLYERNTPHSKQASAVLRKKYLGDGQFENPGSLQALGRLYSDAVVGVEYNRFMRLMARHTRIYTYYFRYKGRYSFLKDPKTNKTMGAVHHDELLYLFHVPIISPLFKRTDPENTTIERLTRMWTRFALNGNPNNAADEYLRDLKWPIYNPNQPKYLEIDENLTIKRGKINEQRYNIWNKLFPIPN
- the LOC117791242 gene encoding arrestin domain-containing protein 3 isoform X1; translated protein: MPSNCTIEFDRSSWIFYSGETVKGRFALTTTTNKTITAMYVSLKGVAKVSFEEEGTRAQVRSSKTYVNLRTDIRCERELPAGRHTYRFRIPLPPDCPTTCTEMYGEVSYNIALVIERSALLSHEFKTPLTVVQTYNLNMYPEMLIPIKYEDIKYFCCWPCPSGPVLMSLTIPFGGYTPGQRINYELYIDNQALGNDLKCVKLSLIQIYEFRAYSGTYKSKICKNDVSSELHSQMVRRLSKRLINGSLNIPTTLPPTSTKNYIIKISYVIYLFINAGDFQRDWEMEIPIIIGTIPLEQIANDPAHTTPWIPQTPDTPAVPAADLPPSYDVYRPPTFEEATHIGEVFEDTDDNNGYNNFVHSTGPRYEDSADVPLLRLPPTPTAYRASSIAAD
- the LOC117791242 gene encoding uncharacterized protein LOC117791242 isoform X2 — translated: MSLTIPFGGYTPGQRINYELYIDNQALGNDLKCVKLSLIQIYEFRAYSGTYKSKICKNDVSSELHSQMVRRLSKRLINGSLNIPTTLPPTSTKNYIIKISYVIYLFINAGDFQRDWEMEIPIIIGTIPLEQIANDPAHTTPWIPQTPDTPAVPAADLPPSYDVYRPPTFEEATHIGEVFEDTDDNNGYNNFVHSTGPRYEDSADVPLLRLPPTPTAYRASSIAAD
- the LOC117792259 gene encoding arrestin domain-containing protein 4 isoform X2; amino-acid sequence: MSQHCDIQLERPSGVYFSGETVNGHIYLTLTERALLKAIALEANGYASSSWLKPQKQKKSKAKDKPQVVKPPIAFEKRVDYFAKVDYFMGSEEAHPQLMDAGTYRYDFSVQLPPSCPSSYEGPHGHIRYTLQLMLHRSTNQTAEVALLRPLQVLQRCDSLPAQLTAPCEVQTMEQTATLKFWQRPMQLQLDIPRSGYEPGACISLHVRLANPQQLKLKMLTYKLNLVSTYVGQQKDKPKRAEAKVDRRYLVSSSHQLNNVARHELHNFQHLHTLQVPQTPATLSAAACTCLQLSYEVEVMLQTTSPERFIMAQIPIIVSNPMSMQDGLKQPPFPRSQFDLPGMGVASAPNQTPEPDTFAMGAPNLSQSMSSLTSNFREAEFMVATNLNKKDKHAMSGENIDFRPRYLYYEMEHAETEKVL
- the LOC117792259 gene encoding arrestin domain-containing protein 4 isoform X1 codes for the protein MSQHCDIQLERPSGVYFSGETVNGHIYLTLTERALLKAIALEANGYASSSWLKPQKQKKSKAKDKPQVVKPPIAFEKRVDYFAKVDYFMGSEEAHPQLMDAGTYRYDFSVQLPPSCPSSYEGPHGHIRYTLQLMLHRSTNQTAEVALLRPLQVLQRCDSLPAQLTAPCEVQTMEQTATLKFWQRPMQLQLDIPRSGYEPGACISLHVRLANPQQLKLKMLTYKLNLVSTYVGQQKDKPKRAEAKVDRRYLVSSSHQLNNVARHELHNFQHLHTLQVPQTPATLSAAACTCLQLSYEVEVMLQTTSPERFIMAQIPIIVSNPMSMQDGLKQPPFPRSQFDLPGMGVASAPNQTPEPDTFAMGAPNLSQSMSSLTASNFREAEFMVATNLNKKDKHAMSGENIDFRPRYLYYEMEHAETEKVL